One Luteolibacter rhizosphaerae DNA segment encodes these proteins:
- a CDS encoding WD40 repeat domain-containing serine/threonine protein kinase, with protein sequence MATSSPALCETCGDPLPVSREDGGHCSRCLFKTSFGNLEEELPSEEDGAQPWTRIANYELYEEIGRGGMGVVYRARQTGLDRIIAVKVLLQAKFAGEEQRERFLREAQTAARLRHPGITRIHDIGEDEGTPWFSMEYVEGKSLEQLVREHPMDSRDAASCVKQVAEAVQHAHEHGVLHRDLKPSNILLDEEGVPRVTDFGIARILGSSGDNATLTRTGQILGSPGYAAPEQALGGETGVQTDVYGLGALLYHLLTGRPPFQGPTIDAILMQLREDDPLSPRRLNPAVPQDLETICLHCLWKDVRKRYASAAELAADLERFLKREPIRARPISPAGIAWRWCRRKPWVAALLGVSILLGATLVAGSLMVARREHREQQRTALLAEARELRLEATGNSRGAALQALASAWKIGNLPEIRNEAIACLALPGLRLETTTMDAVVPDRRSADGSREVRHEKGEVIVTESGREITRFGGYDKPPLLKLDHRGKRVAIVRPVGPKSANAIEIHELPSGKLLGRLDHDNPVTCLDWADELLVAGGSSNRLIHLWDTQRFRLLHRFSGHQADLETVMFRKGGQEFISMARDGMLRVWHAGCAAEVMALSGLPEHAGQGEWSADGTRLKLRRFDGSATSVFRFDWPRNVRVLGPGIAEPRSENIPSLDLDHEGKFAATTDESGCRLWATDTGSMAGLFPKLDREWLSCALAPDASALWLVGWNSPMRKIPVKTGAWPEIGQPEKIGPGPGPLLVAMNADGSAVAMTQNLPETKDDFVGVLSTKDGKFTRLAQVDPFSAAFSPDGKRVVTGSFRSKGAQVWSLPDGRLEKRLEHPELVTNAAFTAGGRELWLWSGKALSRWRSEDWSQAGELVRSVPPGLTVDREGGLAASVTRQAVVIHRAADLQELARLAVPEQAGEVGMATLQFSRDGRRLGLHTADGNLVLWDLPGLRAELARMGMDWVD encoded by the coding sequence ATGGCGACGAGCTCCCCAGCGCTGTGCGAGACATGCGGCGACCCCCTGCCAGTATCGCGGGAGGATGGGGGACATTGCTCGCGCTGCCTCTTCAAGACTTCCTTCGGCAATCTTGAGGAGGAGCTTCCAAGCGAGGAGGACGGGGCACAGCCATGGACACGGATCGCGAACTACGAGCTCTACGAAGAGATCGGCAGGGGCGGAATGGGAGTGGTCTACCGGGCACGGCAGACGGGGCTGGACCGGATCATCGCGGTGAAGGTGCTGCTGCAGGCGAAATTCGCGGGAGAGGAACAGCGGGAGCGCTTTCTGCGCGAGGCGCAGACTGCGGCAAGGCTGAGGCACCCCGGCATCACGCGGATCCACGACATCGGCGAGGACGAAGGCACGCCGTGGTTCAGCATGGAGTATGTGGAGGGCAAGAGTCTGGAACAACTCGTGCGCGAACACCCGATGGATTCGCGGGACGCCGCAAGCTGCGTGAAGCAGGTGGCTGAAGCGGTTCAACACGCACACGAGCACGGGGTGCTGCACCGGGACCTGAAACCTTCAAACATCCTGTTAGACGAGGAAGGCGTGCCGCGGGTCACGGACTTCGGGATCGCCCGGATCCTGGGGAGCAGCGGTGACAACGCGACCCTGACCAGGACCGGGCAGATCCTAGGCTCTCCCGGCTATGCGGCGCCCGAGCAGGCGCTGGGCGGCGAGACCGGAGTGCAGACGGATGTCTATGGTCTGGGGGCTCTGCTCTACCACCTCCTAACAGGTCGCCCGCCGTTCCAAGGTCCGACGATCGATGCGATCCTGATGCAACTGCGGGAAGACGACCCGCTGTCCCCGCGGCGGTTGAATCCGGCGGTGCCGCAGGATCTGGAAACTATCTGCCTGCACTGCCTGTGGAAAGATGTGCGGAAGCGCTATGCCAGCGCGGCGGAGCTGGCCGCGGATCTGGAAAGATTCCTCAAGCGCGAGCCGATCCGGGCCCGGCCGATTTCGCCGGCGGGGATCGCCTGGCGCTGGTGTCGGCGGAAGCCGTGGGTAGCGGCACTGCTCGGGGTGTCGATCCTACTTGGTGCGACCCTGGTCGCGGGCTCGCTGATGGTGGCGCGGCGGGAACACCGCGAGCAGCAACGGACGGCGCTGCTGGCCGAAGCACGCGAACTACGGCTGGAGGCGACGGGGAACTCGCGGGGTGCGGCGCTGCAAGCGCTGGCAAGCGCATGGAAAATCGGAAACCTCCCCGAGATCCGCAACGAGGCGATCGCTTGCCTGGCCCTTCCCGGGCTGCGGCTGGAAACGACTACGATGGACGCCGTAGTTCCCGACAGGAGAAGCGCCGACGGAAGCAGGGAAGTGCGGCACGAGAAGGGTGAAGTGATCGTGACCGAGAGCGGTCGAGAGATCACGAGATTCGGCGGTTACGACAAGCCGCCCTTGCTCAAACTGGATCACCGGGGCAAGCGGGTGGCAATCGTGCGCCCGGTGGGACCGAAGAGCGCGAACGCAATCGAGATCCACGAGCTGCCTTCCGGCAAGCTGCTCGGCAGGCTGGATCATGACAACCCGGTGACCTGCCTCGATTGGGCGGACGAGCTGCTGGTGGCGGGGGGAAGCTCGAACCGGCTGATCCACCTCTGGGACACGCAGCGCTTCCGTTTGTTGCACCGCTTCAGCGGACATCAGGCGGATCTGGAGACCGTGATGTTCCGCAAGGGCGGACAGGAATTCATCAGCATGGCGCGCGACGGCATGCTGAGGGTGTGGCACGCGGGCTGCGCCGCGGAGGTCATGGCCCTGAGCGGCTTGCCGGAACATGCGGGCCAAGGCGAATGGTCTGCCGATGGAACGCGGCTGAAGCTGCGGCGATTCGATGGCAGCGCGACGAGTGTCTTCCGCTTTGACTGGCCGCGGAACGTGCGGGTGCTGGGACCGGGCATCGCGGAGCCGAGATCGGAGAATATCCCGAGCTTGGATCTCGATCACGAAGGCAAGTTCGCCGCGACGACGGACGAAAGCGGGTGTCGCCTGTGGGCGACCGACACGGGAAGCATGGCGGGGCTGTTCCCGAAGCTCGACCGCGAATGGCTTTCCTGCGCGCTGGCACCGGATGCCTCCGCGCTGTGGCTGGTCGGCTGGAACTCGCCCATGCGGAAGATCCCGGTGAAGACCGGAGCTTGGCCGGAGATCGGCCAGCCGGAGAAAATCGGGCCCGGGCCGGGACCGCTGCTGGTGGCCATGAATGCCGACGGATCGGCAGTGGCGATGACCCAGAATCTGCCGGAGACGAAGGACGACTTCGTGGGCGTGCTTAGTACCAAAGACGGGAAGTTCACGCGGCTGGCGCAGGTGGATCCTTTCAGTGCGGCCTTCAGCCCGGACGGGAAGCGGGTGGTGACGGGGAGTTTCCGCAGCAAGGGAGCACAGGTCTGGAGCCTTCCGGATGGGAGGCTGGAGAAGAGGCTGGAGCATCCGGAACTGGTGACCAATGCGGCATTCACGGCCGGGGGCAGGGAGCTGTGGCTGTGGAGTGGCAAGGCCCTGAGCCGCTGGCGCAGCGAGGACTGGTCGCAAGCAGGCGAGCTGGTGCGGTCGGTGCCGCCGGGATTGACCGTGGATCGGGAAGGCGGCTTGGCCGCGAGTGTGACGCGGCAGGCAGTGGTGATTCACCGGGCCGCGGATTTGCAGGAACTGGCCCGGCTGGCGGTCCCGGAACAGGCAGGCGAAGTGGGGATGGCGACCCTACAATTCAGTAGGGACGGGCGGCGGCTGGGCCTACACACGGCAGACGGGAATCTGGTGCTGTGGGACTTGCCAGGGTTGAGGGCGGAGCTGGCGAGAATGGGGATGGATTGGGTAGATTGA
- a CDS encoding YybH family protein: MNSNSTDEQLIRNLIQTWIDASAAGNLETVLDLMTEDAVFLLPGQPPLRGRPAFAARSQGNSGLGISGTAEIQEIEIHGDFAWCWNQLRLSITPEDASTIYRSGPVFTVFRREGDGRWRLHRDANLLTVEPVDS; the protein is encoded by the coding sequence ATGAATTCCAACTCCACCGACGAACAACTGATCCGCAACCTCATCCAGACATGGATCGATGCCAGCGCCGCCGGTAATCTCGAAACCGTCCTCGACCTCATGACGGAAGACGCCGTCTTCCTCCTCCCCGGCCAGCCTCCCTTGCGCGGACGCCCCGCCTTCGCCGCTCGCTCGCAGGGCAACTCCGGCCTGGGAATCTCCGGCACCGCCGAGATCCAGGAGATCGAAATCCACGGAGACTTCGCCTGGTGTTGGAACCAGCTCCGCCTCTCCATCACCCCGGAAGATGCCAGCACGATCTACCGCTCCGGGCCGGTTTTCACCGTTTTCCGCAGGGAAGGTGACGGCAGGTGGCGGCTCCACCGCGATGCCAACCTGCTGACCGTGGAGCCGGTTGATTCTTAG
- a CDS encoding immunoglobulin domain-containing protein, whose translation MNTLLRAILSLGVLSFLAASAAAEEPVIFESARMYANFDGIHNGQFQTQAAPPSVSGGVGKQGILQVVNSVAAYYPKTGNESRTPLWHMSLTGAASAFPTSVSTFDPRAWYDPSADRFVMTILEIKNTAPKSSTLHLAVSKTGHPDGIINSGNRVFDPAEWHRYRYDLTRSGSLGGDFPTLTGDAGHLHVTLNFLEIADAALNRRFIGGIQQAGIFVFDKPALYGGVGAAPDGSAPPPAPQTYFPSSTDGSIQPAMQRWETLAPGWWNHAWFSSLDQDAVDTFLDSYFISYPGGTGFATDDDQTALDDVAMGDPVPQPGGAPPIGVEWDRLSSVAREQGEMIAAFTGEWHQGYPVVHTAALRPLTGETTLLAATHHDQGFLPTIASGYDRFCMVYTHADAGDNPTTKMALVRRVNSETGFTTPVTTTLMRSAVPYFGDLVPGESYTRWARYAHVSQDPVDQTFWICYPYARGTGPNQWGTRWFNVTTLTNPATADIPEFTKHPYVTAQADPTPQNGTLLPQGETGLPVRTIKVPQGYQASLNVEVVKKISRDPWIALVTWLKNGVVIPNLYDQRLNFPSVTLADQGYYQVVAKNEVGELIYSEEIFLDVVVPPSATIAQNKLRLYPGANGYLEVIPNPAQLAEMDELAYSWNRSGGTDVLSGKVKAFLGINSAAGAAAVDGYWTCTVANLACSTQVSAEVIAGPRINNGPLVPGNGQVLGPSLELSVEATGIHNAGGSTTTRPDFPGYEATQWRQAVATGIHSVTWRKDGVPLPIGGRFTTSGSAASDTWRLFIANPDYEDEGLYDCIVTDIWGAGRAVTSGKRELLLNPLAPPYITILKGQGPEQRTNSGMVYDSRRKRTVIFGGEAFGYSPRSTFNTPMHFTSNDTWEWDGKVWLKRNPANRPPPMSSFGIAYDSIRGRTVVFGGYKDTPPNYQPGYEVIHNDVWEWDGNDWTKITPPSSPPARLNPIMCFDSIRGEVLMLGGGNFNPEPSDYYGARKTLWGWNGSQWTQRGVLPNGNQSPFVSGFNAFGFDPVRGVAVLFGHFDDTSYPVWEWNGSAWNKIVPPLALRVVDSRYAAFPFYDPVRRRIGLPIITNNLFPPSSQSIPVVVWWDGASFIRGDTSTIDDINNTVITNAEGGPTGQISDMAAFDADRRCLVWHDLQGFLNTGAAYTREMHFSAKVKHLHQPAEVSFAPNGTLQLRSINAGLRPLTYQWYRNGVLITDGGHFSGATTATLTITGATAADAGIYTVRVTNAGNQIDTPQIHVVVQGNGLAIESQGNNLVLTWPGTNGILETSTTLTGTWTPLYGATSPYPISKDEPRRFFRVRYP comes from the coding sequence GTGAACACCCTGCTTCGCGCCATCCTCTCCTTGGGCGTCTTAAGTTTCCTCGCAGCTAGCGCTGCCGCGGAGGAGCCCGTCATCTTCGAATCCGCCCGCATGTATGCGAACTTCGATGGGATCCACAACGGCCAGTTCCAGACCCAGGCTGCCCCGCCCAGCGTCTCCGGAGGTGTCGGCAAGCAGGGTATCCTGCAAGTGGTAAATAGTGTTGCCGCCTATTATCCGAAGACTGGCAACGAGAGTCGCACCCCGCTCTGGCACATGTCGCTCACCGGTGCGGCTTCCGCCTTCCCCACCTCGGTCTCCACCTTCGATCCCCGCGCTTGGTATGATCCTTCCGCGGATCGCTTCGTGATGACGATCCTTGAGATCAAAAATACCGCGCCCAAGTCCTCCACGCTCCACCTCGCCGTCTCGAAGACCGGCCACCCCGATGGCATCATCAACTCCGGGAACCGCGTCTTCGATCCCGCCGAATGGCACCGCTACCGCTACGATCTCACCCGTAGCGGCAGCCTCGGCGGCGATTTTCCTACGCTCACCGGGGATGCCGGCCATCTCCATGTCACTCTGAACTTCCTGGAGATCGCCGATGCCGCGCTCAACCGCCGCTTCATCGGCGGCATCCAGCAGGCCGGCATCTTCGTCTTCGACAAGCCCGCTCTCTACGGCGGTGTCGGCGCGGCTCCGGATGGTTCCGCACCGCCTCCTGCACCGCAGACATACTTCCCGTCCTCCACCGATGGCTCGATCCAGCCGGCGATGCAGCGGTGGGAGACTCTCGCCCCGGGCTGGTGGAACCACGCCTGGTTCAGCAGCCTCGATCAGGATGCCGTCGATACCTTCCTGGATAGCTACTTCATCAGCTACCCGGGCGGCACCGGCTTTGCCACCGATGACGACCAGACCGCTCTCGATGACGTGGCCATGGGCGACCCCGTGCCGCAGCCCGGTGGAGCCCCGCCGATTGGCGTGGAGTGGGACCGCCTGAGCTCCGTCGCCCGCGAACAGGGGGAGATGATCGCCGCCTTTACCGGCGAGTGGCATCAGGGCTACCCGGTCGTTCACACCGCCGCCCTGCGGCCCCTGACCGGGGAGACCACTTTGCTCGCAGCGACCCACCATGACCAGGGCTTCCTCCCGACCATCGCGAGCGGTTACGATCGCTTCTGCATGGTCTATACCCATGCCGACGCCGGGGATAATCCCACGACCAAGATGGCTCTCGTCCGCCGGGTGAACAGCGAGACGGGATTCACGACCCCTGTCACCACGACCCTCATGCGCAGTGCTGTCCCCTACTTCGGGGACTTGGTTCCGGGCGAATCTTATACTCGCTGGGCACGCTATGCCCACGTCTCGCAAGATCCGGTCGATCAGACTTTCTGGATCTGTTACCCGTACGCTCGCGGCACCGGGCCGAACCAGTGGGGCACCCGCTGGTTCAATGTCACCACGCTAACGAATCCGGCCACGGCCGATATCCCGGAGTTCACCAAGCATCCTTACGTCACGGCCCAGGCGGACCCGACACCGCAGAATGGCACGCTGCTGCCGCAGGGCGAGACCGGTCTCCCGGTTCGGACCATCAAGGTGCCTCAAGGCTACCAGGCTTCACTAAATGTCGAGGTGGTGAAGAAGATCTCGCGCGACCCATGGATCGCCCTGGTCACTTGGTTGAAGAACGGCGTCGTCATCCCGAATCTCTATGACCAGCGACTCAACTTCCCCTCGGTCACGCTCGCGGATCAAGGCTACTACCAGGTAGTGGCGAAGAACGAGGTCGGGGAGCTAATCTATAGCGAGGAGATCTTCCTCGATGTCGTCGTGCCACCCTCCGCCACCATCGCCCAGAACAAGCTTCGCCTCTACCCCGGCGCAAATGGTTATCTGGAAGTGATCCCGAATCCCGCGCAGTTGGCGGAGATGGATGAGCTCGCTTATTCATGGAACAGGAGCGGCGGCACCGATGTGCTAAGCGGCAAGGTGAAGGCCTTCCTCGGCATCAACTCCGCCGCGGGCGCCGCGGCCGTGGACGGGTATTGGACTTGCACCGTGGCGAACTTGGCCTGCTCCACCCAGGTCAGCGCGGAAGTCATCGCCGGACCTCGCATCAACAATGGCCCCTTGGTCCCCGGCAATGGGCAGGTTCTCGGACCCTCTCTGGAACTCAGCGTCGAAGCCACCGGCATCCACAATGCCGGCGGCAGCACCACCACCCGCCCTGACTTCCCCGGCTACGAGGCTACCCAGTGGCGGCAGGCCGTTGCCACCGGCATCCATTCCGTCACTTGGCGGAAAGATGGTGTGCCTCTCCCGATCGGTGGCCGCTTCACCACCAGTGGCAGCGCCGCCAGCGATACCTGGCGGCTCTTCATCGCAAACCCCGATTACGAGGACGAGGGCCTCTACGACTGCATCGTCACCGATATCTGGGGCGCGGGCCGCGCCGTCACCTCAGGCAAGCGCGAGCTGCTCCTCAATCCGCTCGCGCCACCCTACATCACCATCCTGAAGGGTCAGGGCCCGGAACAGCGCACGAATTCCGGCATGGTTTACGACAGCCGCCGCAAGCGGACTGTCATCTTCGGTGGTGAAGCCTTCGGCTACAGCCCGCGTTCCACCTTCAACACTCCCATGCACTTCACTTCGAATGATACCTGGGAGTGGGACGGCAAGGTTTGGCTCAAGCGCAATCCCGCCAATCGTCCGCCGCCGATGTCCTCCTTCGGCATCGCCTACGATAGCATCCGCGGCCGCACCGTCGTCTTCGGCGGCTACAAGGACACCCCGCCGAACTATCAGCCCGGTTACGAGGTCATCCACAACGACGTCTGGGAGTGGGACGGAAACGACTGGACCAAGATCACACCGCCCTCATCGCCTCCCGCCCGGCTCAATCCGATCATGTGCTTCGATAGCATTCGCGGCGAGGTCCTCATGCTCGGCGGCGGCAACTTCAATCCCGAGCCATCCGACTACTATGGAGCCCGTAAGACGCTCTGGGGCTGGAATGGTAGCCAGTGGACCCAGCGCGGCGTTCTCCCGAATGGCAACCAATCCCCTTTTGTCAGCGGCTTCAATGCCTTCGGCTTCGATCCCGTGCGTGGGGTCGCCGTCCTCTTCGGCCACTTCGATGACACCAGCTATCCTGTCTGGGAATGGAACGGCTCGGCGTGGAATAAGATCGTCCCGCCCCTCGCACTGAGGGTCGTCGATTCGCGTTACGCCGCCTTCCCGTTCTACGATCCCGTGCGTCGGCGCATCGGTCTCCCGATCATCACGAACAACCTCTTTCCCCCCTCCAGCCAGAGCATCCCGGTTGTCGTCTGGTGGGATGGCGCCAGCTTCATCCGCGGCGACACCAGCACCATCGACGATATCAACAACACGGTCATCACCAACGCCGAGGGCGGTCCCACCGGGCAGATCAGCGACATGGCCGCCTTCGATGCCGACCGCCGCTGCCTCGTCTGGCACGATCTCCAGGGCTTCTTGAACACCGGCGCGGCCTACACCCGCGAAATGCATTTCAGCGCGAAGGTAAAGCACCTCCACCAGCCCGCGGAAGTCTCCTTCGCCCCGAATGGCACCCTCCAGCTCCGCAGCATCAATGCCGGCCTGCGCCCGCTCACCTATCAGTGGTATCGCAATGGCGTCCTCATCACCGATGGCGGCCACTTCTCCGGCGCCACCACCGCCACGCTGACCATCACCGGAGCCACCGCCGCCGATGCCGGCATCTACACCGTCCGAGTCACCAACGCCGGTAACCAGATCGACACCCCGCAGATCCATGTCGTCGTCCAGGGCAACGGCCTCGCCATCGAATCTCAAGGCAACAACCTCGTCCTCACCTGGCCCGGCACCAACGGCATCCTCGAAACCTCCACCACCCTAACAGGAACCTGGACCCCCCTCTACGGAGCCACCTCGCCCTACCCGATCTCCAAGGACGAACCCCGCCGCTTCTTCCGCGTCCGCTATCCCTGA
- a CDS encoding RNA polymerase sigma factor, with protein sequence MIRDDLPPSPRFCTTRWTIMDGAADSTRRDQAWAHFCRSYWYPVYAFIRRRGTGPEDASDLTQAFFAKLVEQDWLARVERRETRFSTLLVTILKNFLIKQHRHEVAQKRGGGELPLSLDLADAERWFGREPATEETPEGLFEKRWAHAVMEAALERLREECEATGRGKLFSLLGGFLSREAAAGEYEAAAGKLGINPKSVAVSVHRLRGEFRTMVREEVAAGLRSKEMVDEEMRALAAALGV encoded by the coding sequence ATGATCCGCGATGATCTGCCGCCCTCCCCGCGCTTCTGCACGACGCGCTGGACGATCATGGACGGCGCGGCGGATTCGACGCGGCGTGATCAGGCGTGGGCGCATTTTTGCCGGAGCTACTGGTATCCGGTCTATGCCTTCATCCGGAGACGCGGGACTGGGCCGGAGGACGCGAGCGATCTGACGCAGGCTTTCTTCGCGAAGCTGGTGGAGCAGGACTGGCTGGCGCGGGTGGAGCGGCGGGAGACGCGCTTCAGCACGCTGCTAGTGACAATCCTGAAGAATTTCCTGATCAAGCAGCACCGCCATGAGGTGGCGCAGAAGCGGGGTGGCGGAGAGCTGCCGCTCTCGCTGGATCTGGCGGATGCGGAGCGGTGGTTTGGGCGGGAACCGGCGACGGAGGAGACGCCGGAGGGACTATTCGAGAAGCGCTGGGCGCACGCAGTGATGGAGGCAGCACTGGAGCGGCTGCGGGAGGAGTGCGAGGCGACGGGGCGCGGGAAGCTGTTCTCCTTGCTAGGCGGCTTCCTTTCGCGGGAAGCAGCGGCGGGGGAATACGAGGCGGCTGCGGGCAAGCTGGGGATCAATCCGAAGAGCGTGGCGGTATCGGTGCACCGGCTGCGGGGTGAGTTCCGTACGATGGTGCGGGAAGAGGTCGCCGCGGGCTTGAGAAGCAAAGAGATGGTGGATGAGGAGATGCGCGCGCTTGCGGCGGCATTGGGAGTTTGA
- a CDS encoding MATE family efflux transporter: MSFSVSSILDESRTTFRLAIPLIIGQLGQMLIGLSDTLMLGWLGVTQLAASSFANTIIYLPMMVGIGMSMAVSIRVSQARGAEDPVVARAALRHGLYITFVLGLLTIAMAFALLPFLHLFKQDPAVVAIAPTFFVLIAVSMVPAMTSMAVKSHADAMNRPWPVFWISLGGVFLDIFLNWVMIFGKLGFPALGLEGAAISTIISRALVLGAMIFWCVRDPGMKDWVPQRWFRAPDWPAVKDLLRTGFPASMQLLAEVSAFVMATFIIGNMGQAALASHQVAITCAATIFMVPLGISMALTVRMGEAFGAKNRGVMRNIVLSGWLMGIVFTVFSAASFVLFNHEIASAFIKGERSAEVLEVAAALLIVAAAFQFCDALQIISAGALRGLDDVHTPAWIAFWAYWVVSIPLGWALARPLGWGVTGMWWGITVGLTMTCILLGRRIWLKTARVAMIDDSKREAILSES, from the coding sequence ATGTCTTTCTCCGTCTCTTCGATCCTCGATGAAAGCCGCACCACCTTCCGGCTCGCCATCCCCCTGATCATCGGCCAGCTCGGCCAGATGCTCATCGGTCTTTCCGATACCTTGATGCTCGGCTGGCTCGGCGTCACCCAGCTGGCGGCCTCGTCGTTCGCAAATACCATCATCTACCTGCCGATGATGGTCGGCATCGGCATGTCCATGGCCGTCTCCATCCGCGTCTCCCAAGCACGCGGGGCGGAGGATCCGGTGGTGGCCCGTGCAGCCCTGCGGCACGGCCTCTACATCACCTTTGTCCTCGGCCTGCTCACGATCGCCATGGCCTTCGCGCTGCTGCCCTTCCTGCACCTCTTCAAGCAGGATCCGGCGGTCGTCGCCATCGCGCCCACTTTCTTCGTGCTTATCGCCGTTTCCATGGTCCCGGCCATGACCTCCATGGCGGTGAAAAGCCACGCGGACGCCATGAACCGGCCTTGGCCCGTCTTCTGGATCTCCCTCGGCGGCGTGTTCCTGGATATCTTCCTGAACTGGGTCATGATCTTCGGTAAGCTCGGCTTCCCGGCCCTCGGTCTGGAAGGTGCCGCCATTTCCACCATCATCTCCCGCGCCCTTGTGTTGGGAGCGATGATCTTCTGGTGCGTGCGTGATCCCGGCATGAAGGACTGGGTCCCGCAGCGTTGGTTCCGCGCGCCGGACTGGCCGGCTGTGAAGGACCTGCTGCGCACCGGCTTCCCGGCCAGTATGCAGCTCCTTGCGGAAGTCAGCGCTTTCGTCATGGCTACCTTCATCATCGGGAATATGGGCCAAGCCGCCCTCGCTTCCCATCAGGTCGCCATCACCTGCGCCGCCACCATCTTCATGGTTCCGCTGGGCATCTCCATGGCCCTCACCGTGCGGATGGGGGAGGCCTTCGGGGCGAAGAACCGCGGCGTCATGCGGAATATCGTCCTCAGCGGCTGGCTCATGGGCATCGTCTTCACGGTCTTCAGTGCCGCCAGCTTCGTGCTCTTCAATCACGAGATCGCCTCCGCCTTCATCAAGGGTGAGCGCTCGGCTGAAGTCCTCGAAGTCGCCGCCGCCCTGCTCATCGTGGCCGCCGCCTTCCAGTTCTGCGATGCCCTCCAGATTATCTCCGCCGGGGCGCTCCGCGGCTTGGATGACGTCCACACCCCGGCATGGATCGCCTTCTGGGCCTATTGGGTGGTCTCCATCCCGCTCGGCTGGGCCCTCGCCCGCCCCCTCGGCTGGGGCGTCACCGGCATGTGGTGGGGCATCACCGTCGGACTCACGATGACCTGCATCCTCCTCGGCCGCCGCATCTGGCTGAAAACCGCCCGCGTCGCCATGATTGACGACTCAAAACGGGAAGCTATCCTGAGTGAGTCGTGA
- the tsaE gene encoding tRNA (adenosine(37)-N6)-threonylcarbamoyltransferase complex ATPase subunit type 1 TsaE, with amino-acid sequence MDRIVRDEAEMEALGTELAAGLAAGSVLALVGGLGAGKTRLVKGLARAMGFPGEVTSPTFSLVHEYRGGRVPVFHFDLYRLKDDQELLGIGWDEFLDEPGVVIAEWADLFPDLLPARTIWLRFEVLAEGGRRVTLPH; translated from the coding sequence ATGGATCGGATCGTCCGGGATGAGGCGGAAATGGAGGCGCTGGGAACAGAGCTGGCGGCCGGGCTGGCAGCGGGTTCCGTGCTGGCGCTGGTGGGCGGGCTGGGGGCGGGCAAGACGCGGCTGGTCAAGGGCTTGGCGCGGGCGATGGGCTTCCCGGGAGAGGTGACGAGCCCGACTTTTTCGCTGGTGCACGAGTACCGTGGCGGGCGGGTGCCGGTCTTCCACTTCGACCTCTACCGGCTAAAGGATGATCAGGAACTGCTGGGAATCGGCTGGGACGAATTTCTGGACGAGCCGGGGGTGGTGATCGCGGAATGGGCGGATCTTTTTCCAGATCTGCTGCCGGCGAGGACGATCTGGCTGCGCTTCGAGGTGTTGGCCGAGGGCGGGCGGCGAGTGACCTTGCCTCACTGA
- the rplU gene encoding 50S ribosomal protein L21 gives MAYAVIKTGGKQYRVQQGDKIDVEKLDAELDSELTFDVLMVGEGDSIKLGAPLVSGASVTAKVVQQHRGPKGVAFKFKRRKGFHKTKGFRRHLTKLEIVSIAG, from the coding sequence ATGGCCTACGCAGTGATCAAAACCGGCGGTAAGCAATACCGCGTCCAGCAGGGTGACAAGATCGACGTCGAGAAGCTCGACGCCGAGCTCGATAGCGAACTCACCTTCGACGTGCTCATGGTGGGCGAAGGCGACAGCATCAAGCTGGGTGCCCCGCTCGTGAGCGGCGCCAGCGTCACCGCCAAGGTCGTCCAGCAGCATCGCGGACCGAAGGGTGTTGCCTTCAAGTTCAAGCGCCGCAAGGGCTTCCACAAGACCAAGGGCTTCCGCCGCCACCTCACCAAGCTGGAGATCGTCTCCATCGCGGGTTAA
- the rpmA gene encoding 50S ribosomal protein L27, which produces MAHKKGQGSVKNGRDSRSKRLGVKKFGGQAVIPGNIIIRQRGTKWHPGAGVEIGRDHTIFAVVEGRVFFDKDGRRVNVGANASAN; this is translated from the coding sequence ATGGCTCATAAGAAAGGTCAAGGTTCCGTCAAGAACGGTCGCGATTCCCGCTCCAAGCGCCTCGGCGTGAAGAAGTTCGGTGGTCAGGCCGTGATCCCGGGCAATATCATCATCCGCCAGCGCGGCACCAAGTGGCACCCCGGTGCCGGTGTCGAGATCGGTCGTGACCACACCATCTTCGCCGTAGTGGAAGGCCGCGTGTTCTTCGACAAGGACGGTCGCCGCGTGAACGTCGGCGCGAACGCTTCCGCCAACTGA